One part of the Pecten maximus chromosome 9, xPecMax1.1, whole genome shotgun sequence genome encodes these proteins:
- the LOC117334032 gene encoding glycine-rich cell wall structural protein-like produces MGRHLALTFLFCYAVCTGTVRGKGPSAITKIVSGSAGAAGGGSGGIIFPATAGSGMMSSGGGMSSSGGMAGAGMMAGGSGMAGAGMMAGGSGMAGGGMMAGGSGMAGGGSDFGMISSTAIPFYGIGGGISSGMCAMIPGNSWTFYRSTGGIPTYGIGGGMMGGGGMGGGMIGSGGMGGGMIGGGAMGGGMIGSGGMGGGMIGSGGMGGGMIGGGAMGGGAMGGMGGGAIGGGAMGGGAMGGGAMGGGAMGGGAMGGMAGGAMGGMAGGAMGGMAGGAMGGMAGGAMGGMAGGAMGGMAGGAMGGMASGAMGGMAGGAMGGMAGGAMGGMGRGAMGGMGGGAMGGMGGGAMGGMGGGAMGGMGGGAMGGMGGGAMGGMGGGSMGGMAGGAMGGMGGGAIGGMGGGSMGGMGGGAMGGMGGGGMSFVSTRRKGKLGNNN; encoded by the exons atggGGCGCCATCTAGCGTTAACGTTTCTCTTCTGTTATGCGGTATGTACTGGCACTGTCAGAG GTAAGGGTCCATCGGCAATTACCAAAATTGTGTCAGGTTCTGCTGGGGCGGCTGGGGGAGGCTCTGGAGGTATAATATTCCCCGCCACTGCCGGTTCAGGGATGATGTCCAGTGGTGGAGGAATGTCTAGCAGCGGTGGAATGGCTGGTGCCGGAATGATGGCCGGCGGAAGTGGCATGGCTGGTGCCGGAATGATGGCCGGCGGAAGTGGCATGGCTGGTGGTGGAATGATGGCCGGCGGAAGTGGAATGGCTGGTGGTGGCAGCGATTTCGGCATGATAAGCAGCACCGCCATTCCTTTTTATGGAATCGGTGGGGGGATATCTAGCGGGATGTGTGCAATGATACCAGGAAATAGCTGGACATTTTATCGCTCCACAGGGGGCATACCGACTTATGGAATCGGTGGTGGCATGATGGGAGGTGGTGGTATGGGTGGTGGGATGATAGGAAGCGGGGGTATGGGTGGTGGGATGATAGGAGGTGGGGCTATGGGTGGAGGGATGATAGGAAGCGGGGGTATGGGTGGAGGGATGATAGGAAGCGGGGGTATGGGTGGTGGAATGATAGGAGGTGGGGCTATGGGCGGCGGAGCCATGGGCGGAATGGGAGGCGGGGCTATTGGAGGTGGGGCCATGGGAGGTGGTGCTATGGGAGGTGGGGCCATGGGAGGTGGTGCTATGGGAGGTGGAGCCATGGGAGGAATGGCAGGCGGAGCCATGGGCGGAATGGCAGGTGGAGCTATGGGCGGAATGGCAGGTGGAGCTATGGGCGGAATGGCAGGCGGAGCCATGGGCGGAATGGCAGGTGGAGCTATGGGCGGAATGGCAGGCGGAGCCATGGGCGGAATGGCAAGTGGGGCTATGGGAGGAATGGCAGGTGGAGCTATGGGCGGAATGGCAGGTGGAGCTATGGGCGGAATGGGACGCGGAGCCATGGGCGGAATGGGAGGTGGAGCGATGGGCGGAATGGGAGGAGGGGCCATGGGCGGAATGGGAGGTGGAGCGATGGGCGGAATGGGAGGAGGGGCCATGGGCGGAATGGGAGGTGGGGCGATGGGCGGAATGGGAGGTGGATCTATGGGAGGAATGGCAGGTGGGGCTATGGGCGGAATGGGAGGTGGAGCCATAGGCGGAATGGGAGGAGGTTCAATGGGCGGAATGGGAGGTGGGGCCATGGGCGGAATGGGAGGCGGTGGAATGTCGTTCGTCAGTACCAGACGTAAAGGAAAGCTAGGTAATAACAATTGA